One Pseudomonas sp. FP1742 genomic window carries:
- a CDS encoding DUF934 domain-containing protein, which yields MNNLLRLREGGAEWVRDDPWQLIRETTGELPAGPLILPLPQWLALNADTTTALEGVWLGPDDEVTNLIPWFPDLPLIALDFPSFRDGRAYSQAYLLRTRFGWEGELRAIGDVLRDQLSHMRQCGFDSFAVREDKSAEDALKGLAGMSVLYGRSVIEPRPLFRRR from the coding sequence ATGAACAATCTGCTGCGTTTGCGAGAGGGCGGTGCCGAGTGGGTGCGCGATGACCCGTGGCAGTTGATTCGTGAAACGACCGGTGAACTGCCGGCCGGACCGCTGATCCTGCCGTTACCCCAGTGGCTGGCCCTTAACGCCGACACCACAACCGCGCTCGAGGGTGTCTGGCTGGGACCGGACGACGAAGTGACAAACCTGATTCCGTGGTTCCCCGACTTGCCGCTGATTGCTCTGGACTTCCCGAGTTTTCGCGACGGACGCGCCTACAGCCAGGCCTATCTGTTGCGTACGCGTTTCGGTTGGGAAGGGGAATTGCGTGCGATTGGGGATGTGCTGCGTGATCAACTCAGCCATATGCGTCAATGCGGCTTCGACAGCTTTGCCGTGCGCGAAGACAAGTCTGCCGAAGATGCGCTCAAGGGCCTGGCGGGGATGAGCGTGTTGTATGGGCGTTCGGTGATCGAGCCCAGGCCGTTGTTTCGGCGGCGTTGA
- a CDS encoding DUF3313 domain-containing protein, translated as MKLALMMSTLCIASIGVVGCASKVVEPGQYSGFLKDYSQLKEAKSPSGAVVMRWVDPKLDVNKYTSAYIEPTQLYPKPQPTVKIPQTTLNGITSYYDQALKRELGKSLPLASGPGPGVIVVRAAITAVSSKTESLKPYEVIPIALVAAAVTTASGARDQQTDLATEAVFLDGSTNKVIAQVVRKGTGKPLENEAQVMKVDDVKNVIDGWASDMNQSFVKFKSK; from the coding sequence ATGAAGCTTGCGTTAATGATGAGCACACTGTGCATCGCCTCGATCGGGGTGGTGGGTTGCGCCAGCAAAGTCGTCGAGCCAGGCCAGTACTCTGGCTTTCTCAAGGACTACAGTCAGCTCAAGGAAGCCAAGTCGCCATCGGGCGCCGTGGTGATGCGCTGGGTCGATCCCAAGCTCGACGTCAACAAATACACCAGTGCCTACATCGAACCGACTCAGCTCTATCCCAAACCGCAACCGACAGTGAAAATCCCTCAGACCACGCTGAACGGCATCACCAGCTACTACGATCAGGCGCTCAAGCGCGAACTGGGTAAATCCCTGCCACTGGCCAGCGGCCCAGGCCCAGGCGTGATTGTGGTACGTGCGGCGATCACCGCTGTCAGCAGCAAGACCGAAAGCCTCAAGCCGTATGAAGTGATCCCGATCGCTCTGGTGGCGGCGGCCGTCACCACCGCCAGCGGCGCTCGCGATCAGCAAACCGACCTGGCCACCGAAGCGGTGTTTCTTGATGGCAGCACCAACAAAGTCATCGCCCAGGTGGTGCGCAAGGGCACCGGCAAACCGTTGGAAAACGAAGCTCAGGTGATGAAGGTCGATGACGTGAAAAACGTGATCGATGGTTGGGCTTCGGACATGAATCAGTCGTTTGTAAAGTTCAAGTCCAAGTAA
- a CDS encoding S-type pyocin domain-containing protein, which produces MAQQIHNDGSSGSVVIRSGPPASSGGSGGGFGGGGGVSGGFGKTSKNKQKARRRAIEADRQKKQKEREQAEAAQAQAQEQARVQALHQFLAGLAQRHDAIRAEVDRRFADKAGQLASSLEHEISAARRPPNSDSSERWQLYLITKEKNEIDGLTTRKTAELNAKNAVARSFDGHDPFARTSNDYLTRLGQFGQALNDGHQIWENAYNAAHEVRLLTSQINALTDKSNALARHHAEQTVVWREREAVWEAQRQYAEQREARVRFKQQADEDVRVERVRQANTLTIPVTSVAAGGMVLTRDGAFVARQAAAVLEAAVQSAVSTLIDFGRIAAKTGPVFVTAMVYSPTLGNSELSVEQRRRLFQAVAIPAQALGLSDGRALQSIADSGGSVEAAYRLKPEAVSEGTAIIAVATGDEIDADVPVINAVLDPLTGFYNAKIPGFPTRHLQFAPGAAAQAATTSQAGLAKLTPQIQHIPVGVDLRIQDCIVCVPGLPPTYLSFNQPPMGSGVVTGSGQPATADWWKTARKVTGAAIPTQIGDQFRGREINSFGAFDETLWRTLGEHPALTAQFDEVNKKRIEQGFAPYAPKSTWVGERREFELRYQELAELGETPFNLDKISITTPQSTHGQLGITPAVLPWPINPVGVGTWTPLVPPGIEHLDPTTSPVTPSIPAVYPGTPVIPVLPQNETFPAVDEGQIGASIPGYPADMELPSSDVLFLDRRDDPGVATGVGQTVTGIWLGEAARAEGAAVPVQIADQLRGREFANFHRFRRAFWRTVAADTTLNHQFSAHNLNRMREGLSPYPPLADQSGGRKTFELHHDVEVSKGGEVYGLDNISVMTPKRHIQLHKGNGNHDF; this is translated from the coding sequence ATGGCACAACAAATACATAACGATGGATCGTCAGGAAGTGTCGTCATCAGGTCGGGACCGCCCGCTTCGAGTGGTGGTTCTGGCGGTGGTTTTGGCGGTGGCGGAGGGGTTTCAGGCGGGTTCGGTAAAACCAGCAAGAACAAGCAAAAGGCCCGAAGGCGGGCCATAGAAGCGGATCGTCAGAAAAAGCAAAAAGAGCGCGAGCAGGCCGAGGCGGCTCAAGCCCAGGCTCAGGAACAGGCCCGTGTTCAGGCCCTTCACCAGTTTCTTGCGGGGCTGGCGCAGCGTCATGACGCCATCAGAGCCGAGGTGGATCGTCGCTTTGCCGACAAGGCCGGTCAACTCGCGTCATCTCTCGAACACGAAATATCGGCTGCGCGACGGCCACCCAATAGCGACTCGAGCGAACGCTGGCAGCTTTATCTGATAACCAAGGAAAAAAACGAGATCGACGGGCTTACCACCCGTAAAACTGCCGAGCTCAATGCAAAAAACGCGGTTGCTCGGTCCTTCGATGGACACGATCCATTCGCCCGCACCTCGAACGATTACCTGACGCGACTGGGGCAGTTTGGTCAGGCACTCAATGACGGCCATCAGATATGGGAAAACGCCTATAACGCGGCCCATGAAGTCCGATTGCTGACATCGCAAATCAATGCGCTCACGGACAAATCCAATGCGCTGGCAAGGCATCATGCCGAGCAGACAGTCGTCTGGCGCGAAAGGGAAGCCGTGTGGGAGGCCCAGCGTCAGTACGCCGAGCAGCGTGAAGCACGGGTTCGCTTCAAGCAGCAAGCCGATGAAGATGTACGGGTTGAACGGGTCAGGCAGGCTAACACGCTGACTATTCCCGTTACCTCGGTTGCCGCTGGCGGGATGGTTTTGACGCGTGACGGCGCATTCGTGGCGCGGCAAGCGGCGGCAGTGCTTGAGGCGGCGGTACAGTCTGCCGTCAGCACCCTCATCGATTTCGGACGCATTGCCGCAAAAACGGGGCCGGTGTTCGTCACCGCGATGGTGTACTCGCCCACCCTCGGCAACAGTGAGTTGAGCGTCGAGCAACGTCGGCGTTTGTTCCAGGCTGTCGCCATTCCCGCGCAAGCGCTGGGGCTTTCCGATGGTCGAGCACTGCAATCGATTGCTGATTCCGGTGGCTCGGTGGAGGCGGCATACCGGCTCAAACCCGAAGCCGTGTCAGAGGGCACCGCCATCATTGCTGTCGCTACCGGCGATGAGATTGATGCTGATGTGCCGGTCATCAATGCGGTACTCGACCCGCTGACCGGGTTCTACAACGCAAAGATCCCCGGATTCCCGACCAGGCACCTTCAATTCGCGCCGGGCGCTGCCGCTCAGGCTGCCACGACGAGCCAGGCGGGGCTGGCGAAGTTGACGCCGCAGATCCAGCACATCCCGGTAGGTGTCGACCTGCGCATTCAGGACTGCATTGTTTGCGTACCAGGCTTACCACCGACTTACCTGTCCTTCAATCAGCCACCCATGGGTTCGGGTGTCGTCACTGGGAGCGGTCAACCGGCCACGGCTGACTGGTGGAAAACGGCACGCAAGGTGACAGGCGCCGCCATTCCGACACAGATCGGCGATCAGTTTAGAGGTCGCGAAATCAACTCGTTCGGCGCTTTTGACGAGACGCTGTGGCGAACGTTGGGCGAGCATCCGGCGCTCACGGCCCAGTTCGATGAGGTCAATAAAAAACGCATCGAACAAGGTTTTGCACCCTATGCGCCAAAAAGCACTTGGGTTGGTGAACGGCGTGAATTCGAGCTGCGTTATCAAGAGCTTGCGGAGTTGGGTGAAACCCCCTTCAACCTCGACAAAATCAGCATCACCACGCCGCAAAGCACCCACGGACAGTTGGGGATCACCCCTGCGGTTCTGCCTTGGCCGATTAACCCCGTTGGCGTCGGAACCTGGACACCTCTCGTTCCGCCGGGTATCGAACACCTCGATCCTACAACCTCACCGGTTACACCGTCGATTCCAGCGGTTTATCCCGGCACCCCGGTCATCCCGGTCCTACCGCAAAACGAGACCTTTCCGGCTGTTGACGAAGGGCAGATCGGTGCCAGTATTCCTGGGTATCCGGCGGATATGGAGTTGCCCTCGTCGGATGTGTTGTTTCTGGATCGGCGGGATGATCCGGGGGTTGCTACGGGGGTTGGGCAGACGGTTACAGGGATTTGGTTGGGGGAGGCTGCAAGAGCAGAGGGTGCGGCGGTTCCTGTCCAGATTGCGGATCAGCTAAGGGGGAGGGAGTTTGCCAATTTTCATCGGTTCAGGCGGGCGTTTTGGAGGACTGTTGCGGCGGATACGACATTGAATCACCAGTTTAGTGCTCACAATTTGAACAGAATGCGCGAGGGGCTCTCTCCGTACCCGCCGTTAGCTGACCAAAGCGGCGGACGCAAAACGTTCGAACTTCATCATGATGTTGAAGTTTCAAAAGGTGGGGAGGTCTACGGCTTGGACAACATATCGGTAATGACTCCAAAACGTCATATTCAACTGCACAAAGGGAATGGCAATCATGATTTTTAA
- a CDS encoding bacteriocin immunity protein, translating into MIFKERLEDYTEAEFLSFLEEFSNQSSGLKGQALEDYRDRLLTHFERVTEHPGRSDVIFYPKEGQEDSPEGILKEVKEWRARNNKPGFKPE; encoded by the coding sequence ATGATTTTTAAAGAGAGGCTGGAGGACTACACAGAAGCGGAGTTTTTATCTTTTTTGGAGGAGTTTTCCAATCAATCAAGTGGTTTGAAAGGGCAGGCGTTGGAGGATTACAGGGACAGACTCCTCACGCATTTTGAACGTGTCACTGAGCATCCAGGCCGTTCAGACGTCATCTTCTACCCCAAAGAAGGCCAGGAAGACAGTCCTGAGGGCATCCTGAAAGAAGTCAAAGAATGGCGTGCACGTAATAACAAGCCCGGCTTCAAACCAGAGTAA
- a CDS encoding S-type pyocin domain-containing protein gives MELKTTLKYYTEPEFQALVDRIWAVDLPKTDHDQLINHFDRIAGHPKGADLLFYPPEASYNAYSSGSVVYYVKGWHHKQGSAAFKGESIPVPKPVATGPKAPLTLAQMTQRRIAHNLADVQKVAVDLTVSERAAEAALTVFEQRIKHLRQRQSAHVDIREREADIRALEASELEARLAAHRYEFWKMRIEFKRDSAHRELPYAGSEHAQWQSIAQQINATYDRYLTKLNEINQRLRGFQVDAETLLVTAQTQLVDQRYQQGTGPTQTSGLLFAPLAFANARPGIFLDGGLSQPLETHRVALQKAMRSAVAEFTWQITSGTDEHQGQYAAVLQFDFSSRAEVGKYGISVPLSELLPTEGQDWQSLAASGAEVDLPFRLSSGMYTVAPGTMSRGLREIKTLCQVALTPTNGSTLSPGVRVRAAVWSEPLKTYCFTADGPVPETVSWSAPAPFASTSTLAPAAEYRLGFLRSSPVPLLESFSDMAAIRFDDYIVVFPPASGLDPLYLMFRDRREYPEMTMGQAKP, from the coding sequence ATGGAACTAAAAACAACACTCAAGTATTACACCGAACCGGAATTCCAGGCTCTGGTCGACAGGATCTGGGCTGTCGATTTACCGAAAACGGACCACGATCAATTGATCAATCATTTCGACCGCATCGCCGGTCACCCCAAAGGTGCGGACCTGCTGTTTTATCCGCCAGAGGCTAGCTACAACGCCTACTCATCCGGCTCGGTCGTGTATTACGTCAAAGGCTGGCACCACAAACAGGGCAGTGCTGCGTTCAAGGGGGAAAGTATTCCCGTCCCCAAACCTGTTGCGACAGGGCCCAAAGCGCCGTTGACCCTGGCGCAGATGACGCAGCGGCGTATTGCACACAACCTGGCTGACGTACAAAAAGTCGCTGTAGATCTGACGGTCTCCGAGCGAGCGGCAGAAGCGGCACTTACTGTGTTCGAGCAACGAATAAAGCACCTGCGTCAACGACAGAGCGCACACGTGGACATCCGTGAGCGTGAAGCGGACATCCGTGCCCTGGAGGCTTCTGAACTTGAAGCGCGTCTGGCAGCCCACCGGTACGAATTCTGGAAAATGCGCATCGAGTTCAAACGAGACAGCGCCCACCGTGAACTGCCCTACGCCGGATCCGAACACGCGCAGTGGCAGAGCATCGCCCAGCAGATCAACGCCACTTACGACCGTTATCTGACGAAATTGAATGAGATCAATCAACGCCTCCGCGGCTTTCAAGTGGACGCTGAAACGTTGCTGGTGACGGCGCAAACACAACTCGTCGATCAGCGTTATCAGCAGGGAACAGGGCCGACTCAGACGTCCGGGCTGCTTTTTGCACCGCTCGCCTTTGCCAATGCGCGACCGGGTATTTTCCTCGATGGCGGCCTTTCGCAACCCTTGGAGACCCATCGGGTTGCGCTGCAAAAAGCCATGCGTTCGGCGGTGGCGGAGTTTACCTGGCAGATCACCTCGGGAACCGATGAGCATCAAGGTCAATACGCAGCCGTTCTGCAATTCGATTTTTCCAGTCGGGCCGAAGTGGGGAAGTATGGGATCAGCGTTCCTCTGTCCGAGTTGCTTCCGACCGAGGGCCAGGATTGGCAAAGCCTGGCTGCGTCTGGCGCTGAGGTCGATCTTCCGTTCCGGTTGAGCAGCGGTATGTACACTGTTGCGCCAGGAACGATGTCTCGAGGTCTGAGAGAAATAAAGACATTGTGCCAGGTGGCTCTCACGCCCACTAATGGCAGCACGTTGTCGCCCGGAGTAAGGGTACGGGCCGCCGTCTGGAGCGAGCCGCTGAAGACCTACTGTTTCACCGCTGACGGGCCAGTCCCGGAGACCGTGAGCTGGAGCGCTCCGGCTCCCTTTGCAAGCACGTCGACCCTGGCGCCGGCCGCCGAGTATCGGCTGGGGTTCCTGCGGTCTTCGCCTGTGCCCTTGCTTGAGTCCTTCAGCGACATGGCGGCGATTCGTTTCGATGACTATATCGTCGTCTTCCCGCCTGCGTCTGGCCTGGACCCGCTTTACCTCATGTTCAGAGACCGGCGCGAATATCCCGAAATGACCATGGGTCAAGCAAAACCCTAG
- a CDS encoding polyketide cyclase, with the protein MPVLELTTLIPNRTPELVLEFCLEGLNAPKIFVERVTLLSDVDLSNLRIEAGHQFHFRHWMFNVIPLSWTVVIREVGHHHFIDEMLEGPMAVFRHEHRVEAADGGTLYTDLVTYKAIGGAPVEWLLVNGYLRRIFSARHRNMLRLLG; encoded by the coding sequence ATGCCTGTTCTGGAACTTACCACCCTGATCCCCAACCGCACGCCCGAGCTGGTCCTCGAGTTTTGCCTGGAAGGTCTCAACGCTCCGAAGATCTTTGTGGAGCGAGTCACACTGTTGAGCGACGTCGACCTAAGTAATCTGCGCATCGAAGCCGGCCATCAATTCCACTTTCGGCACTGGATGTTTAACGTCATACCTTTGAGTTGGACGGTGGTGATCCGTGAGGTTGGCCATCACCATTTCATCGATGAAATGCTTGAAGGCCCGATGGCTGTCTTTCGTCATGAGCATCGGGTCGAGGCAGCAGACGGCGGTACGCTTTACACCGACCTGGTCACTTACAAGGCGATTGGCGGCGCACCTGTGGAGTGGTTGCTGGTTAATGGCTACCTGCGCAGAATTTTTTCGGCGCGCCACCGCAATATGTTGCGCTTGCTCGGTTAA
- a CDS encoding YciI family protein has protein sequence MRFMIIVKASPDSEAGVMPSEELMTAMGNYNEELAKAGILIDCDGLQPSSKGARVRFSGDKRTVIDGPFAETKELIAGYWLWQVKSKEEAIEWVKRCPNPMPGTEAEIEIRQVFEAEDFGAEFTPELREQEERVRAQAKKH, from the coding sequence ATGCGATTCATGATCATTGTAAAAGCCAGCCCCGATTCCGAGGCCGGCGTGATGCCCAGCGAAGAACTGATGACCGCAATGGGCAATTACAACGAGGAACTGGCCAAGGCCGGCATCCTCATCGATTGCGATGGCCTGCAGCCCAGCAGTAAAGGTGCCCGTGTGCGCTTCTCGGGAGATAAACGCACAGTGATCGACGGCCCGTTCGCCGAAACCAAAGAGCTGATCGCCGGCTACTGGCTGTGGCAGGTGAAGTCAAAAGAGGAAGCGATCGAGTGGGTCAAGCGTTGCCCGAATCCAATGCCGGGTACAGAGGCCGAGATCGAGATTCGCCAGGTGTTCGAGGCCGAAGATTTCGGTGCCGAGTTCACCCCGGAACTGCGTGAACAGGAAGAGCGCGTGCGGGCGCAGGCGAAGAAGCACTGA
- the tpx gene encoding thiol peroxidase has product MAQVTLKGNPVQVNGQLPQAGSQAPAFSLVAGNLSDVTLASFAGKRKVLNIFPSIDTPTCATSVRKFNAQANDVANTVVLCISADLPFAQARFCGAEGLENVQNLSTLRGAEFKENYGVAIADGPLKGLTARAVVVLDENDKVLHSELVKEIAEEPNYDAALAVLK; this is encoded by the coding sequence ATGGCTCAAGTCACTCTTAAAGGCAACCCGGTTCAAGTCAACGGCCAATTGCCACAAGCCGGTTCCCAGGCGCCAGCCTTTTCCCTGGTCGCCGGCAATCTGTCCGACGTGACCCTGGCGAGCTTCGCCGGCAAGCGCAAAGTGCTGAACATCTTCCCAAGCATCGACACCCCGACCTGCGCCACCTCGGTGCGCAAGTTCAACGCCCAGGCCAATGACGTGGCCAACACCGTGGTGCTGTGCATCTCCGCCGACCTGCCGTTCGCTCAAGCCCGCTTCTGCGGCGCCGAAGGCCTGGAAAACGTGCAGAACCTGTCGACCCTGCGCGGTGCCGAGTTCAAGGAAAACTACGGCGTAGCCATTGCCGATGGTCCACTCAAAGGCCTGACCGCCCGTGCCGTTGTGGTTCTGGACGAAAACGACAAGGTCCTGCATAGCGAACTGGTCAAGGAAATCGCTGAAGAACCGAACTACGACGCAGCGCTCGCCGTTCTGAAGTAA
- a CDS encoding MdtA/MuxA family multidrug efflux RND transporter periplasmic adaptor subunit: MVDHSMQSSASRNPRRWLFGLLVLLVIAGLCWKFWPAGSSPKEGVGQKAVAGHTGRSGGMRPGFGGATGPVPVRVAPVVKGDFPLYYKALGTVTALNTINVRSRVGGELVKVYFEEGQMVKAGDLLAEIDPRPYQNALLQAEGTLLQNQAQLKNAQVDVERYRGLYREDSIAKQTLDTAEALVAQYQGTVKTNQAAVNDAKLNLEFTKIRAPITGRVGLRQLDVGNLVAANDTTALVIITQTQPISVAFTLPENSLDTVLTRYRTGAKLPAEAWDRGDTQLQATGVLQSLDNQIDVTTGTLKFKARYENRDQALFPNQFVNVHLLADTLKDVVLAPSAAIQFGTNGTFVYALDGDKKVTIRQLKVGASDGENTVITEGLAVGDRVVLEGTDRLKDGSEVEVVNDSKDVPTTPTEHLQGKSAATPVEPAATDKAKKGGA; encoded by the coding sequence ATGGTTGATCATTCCATGCAATCCTCCGCTTCCCGCAATCCTCGTCGCTGGCTGTTCGGCCTGCTGGTCCTGTTGGTCATCGCCGGCCTGTGCTGGAAGTTCTGGCCCGCTGGCAGCAGCCCGAAGGAGGGTGTGGGGCAGAAAGCCGTTGCCGGGCATACCGGTCGGTCGGGGGGGATGCGTCCGGGATTCGGCGGGGCGACGGGACCGGTTCCGGTGCGCGTGGCGCCGGTGGTCAAAGGCGATTTTCCGCTGTATTACAAGGCGCTGGGCACGGTCACGGCGCTGAACACCATCAATGTGCGCAGCCGCGTCGGTGGCGAACTGGTCAAGGTCTATTTCGAAGAAGGGCAGATGGTCAAGGCGGGTGACCTGCTGGCCGAGATCGACCCGCGTCCTTATCAGAATGCCTTGCTCCAGGCCGAAGGCACCTTGCTGCAGAATCAGGCGCAATTGAAAAACGCCCAGGTCGACGTCGAGCGCTATCGTGGCCTGTACCGCGAAGACAGTATCGCCAAGCAAACCCTGGACACCGCCGAAGCGCTGGTCGCCCAGTATCAGGGTACGGTCAAGACCAATCAGGCGGCGGTCAACGACGCCAAGCTCAATCTGGAATTCACCAAGATCCGCGCTCCGATCACCGGGCGTGTGGGCCTGCGGCAGCTGGACGTCGGCAACCTCGTGGCGGCCAACGACACCACGGCGCTGGTGATCATCACCCAGACCCAACCGATCAGCGTGGCCTTTACCTTGCCGGAAAACAGCCTGGACACCGTGCTGACCCGCTATCGCACCGGTGCCAAGCTGCCCGCCGAAGCCTGGGACCGTGGCGACACCCAATTGCAGGCCACCGGCGTACTGCAGAGCCTCGATAACCAGATCGACGTCACCACCGGCACCCTGAAATTCAAGGCCCGCTACGAGAACCGCGATCAAGCGCTGTTCCCGAATCAGTTCGTCAACGTGCACCTGCTGGCCGATACCCTTAAAGATGTGGTGCTTGCACCCTCGGCGGCGATCCAGTTCGGCACCAACGGCACATTCGTCTATGCCCTGGACGGCGACAAGAAGGTCACCATCCGTCAGCTGAAAGTCGGCGCCAGTGACGGGGAAAACACGGTGATTACCGAAGGCCTGGCCGTCGGCGATCGAGTGGTGCTGGAGGGCACCGACCGCCTGAAGGACGGCAGTGAAGTGGAAGTGGTCAACGACAGCAAGGATGTACCGACCACCCCGACCGAACACCTGCAAGGCAAATCGGCGGCGACTCCGGTTGAGCCGGCGGCCACCGACAAGGCGAAAAAGGGCGGCGCATGA